The Vitis vinifera cultivar Pinot Noir 40024 chromosome 7, ASM3070453v1 genomic interval GTGACAAACATGTTGGTGCTAgtaacttttaattatatatataaaataacagaAAAAAGGTTAAATGGTTTCTCATTTCTGAAGCATCCTTTTCATATTGTTGATTGGGAATACAAAACTTACATGTAtgcttataaaaaaatctatacttacacaattgatttattttgttgtgtTTCTAATTTGGTTTTCCATTCTTTCTCATGGTTAATCTGGAATTGAACTTCAAACCTCTTGTTTAAGCTCTGAATCAATTGACTATAGGTGAAACCTTTCTTGTTGCACTTATGCCTCACTTTTTATGCATGTCTGTTGCACTGTAGCTAGTTATGTACCCTATTATCAATCTCCGAAATCACAAGATGGATCTGCATTGGTACCTCAGGGCACTTGAGGAGGTAGTCATTCGTGTTCTGTCCACTACATTTTCTATTAAAGCTTCTCGACTTGAGGGTTTTACTGGCGTTTGGGTTGGTATGCTTCCTAACCCTGTTACTTATATAGGCGTGTACATATGTATACATggatatatatttatttatttgtgtacgcacatatatttgtttatttctttatctGCTTGTATGTGTGTCTAAAAGGACAATAACATCTTCTAAAAAGCCATGAGTAGGAAAATAGGAATATCTAGATACATAGAATATATGTATAGAGTACCAATTTCATTAATCATTTTCCATTTGTCTAGGTAATGTAaaacaaattttgtaaagggAGTTCTTTCAGGTGCATGGTACCTCTGAGGTCAAAGTATCTTATGAAGATAAAACTAGAACTCTATGGCTACAACAACAACCTTCACTACAAAGTTGTAATTTCTTTCTGCTTTCTTACCCTGTTAACAAGTAAGATTATTCTGCTAAATAAGGAAACTGTTGTGggtatttatttaattttgaaaagttgtttttttgCAAAATAGATGGTAATATTGCCCCATTCACCTCTACTGTGGCATGTAAATGATTGTTTGCATTCTGTCATTTTTGTCACTTAGTTTGTAGGCTTTATGcctttttaaataaagtttgttcAAATCAACACAGCTTTAATTGTCGCCTTTCTCATGATCTTTCTTTTCGAATTTACTTCAGGGGATCAGAAACTAGCAGCCATTGGGATACGAGTGTCTCAATGGATAGCATATCATGGCTTAGCACTGAATGTCACCACAGACCTTACTCCCTTTCAGCTGATAGTCCCATGTGGCATAAGGAACCGTAAGATTGGAAGCATTAAGGGGATTCTTGGGGAATTTGGGTCATCCAATCGATGTGGAGCATCAGATATCAATTATATTGATGATTTTCAGTTGATTGATATCACACACAAGTCTTTGATAAAGGAGTTTTCTGAAGTTTTTCAGCTTGAACTTGCCCTTAAGCCCATCTCCATGTTGTAAACTGCAAAATAAACAGCACTCATCCACTGGAGAATTTGTTTTGCTAAGAAATTGAAAACAGCATGTCTATTTCATTTAGGGTGGGAAACAAATAAGTTGGTGGATTGAGTATTTTCCTGGCATTACCTCTCCGTGGATTGGAAGTTGAAGCAACACAGCGCGCCTCAACAAGCTTGTAATCTTCGATCCACTTAATCTTGTAATTctattgttttctttaattgtACATTGGGTTGTCATGAATTCTAATTTTGCAGAATTAAAAAATGCTGTCATTCTGTCAAAGGGATGATGAAAATTCCATGTCATATAG includes:
- the LOC100251103 gene encoding octanoyltransferase LIP2p, chloroplastic, with product MILSTTHSFGSILTPSHSTRPYTPHLNAVLSKLSQASQFSISVTYKEKRLCECFDLYNELVPYGEAWSWQKSIVKEKKALIQRNQNCSDALIILQHPPVFTLGTGSSEEYMNFEIIDAPYDVYRTERGGEVTYHGPGQLVMYPIINLRNHKMDLHWYLRALEEVVIRVLSTTFSIKASRLEGFTGVWVGDQKLAAIGIRVSQWIAYHGLALNVTTDLTPFQLIVPCGIRNRKIGSIKGILGEFGSSNRCGASDINYIDDFQLIDITHKSLIKEFSEVFQLELALKPISML